One window of the Thermasporomyces composti genome contains the following:
- a CDS encoding ABC transporter permease, protein MTTVAHTLRARRPAARPIEGQELALLGVLVVLWGVLGLATDTFLTGSNVQAILYNVAPIALIGIGMTAVIVTAGIDVSVGSALAVVMVVVAKLIRDVGVPAPLAILVAVALGTCLGAINGALVAFGRIHPIIVTFATLNVFRFVALRIFDGRQVTGVPDTLKSLGGGADGRIWGLPTAWLLAVLLGAAMWWYMRSWPTGRHLYAVGGDARAARLAGVRVRRRLVFAYVLTGALVGLAGCVLIGSGGLVSQNAGEGLELQVIAAVVIGGTSIMGGRGTVLGTMLGALLVGTVTSAVTLLGWPSELTPLFVGVFILVAVGVDLVRARRREAR, encoded by the coding sequence ATGACGACGGTGGCGCACACGCTTCGCGCGCGACGGCCGGCTGCCCGCCCGATCGAGGGACAAGAGCTCGCGCTGCTGGGTGTCCTCGTCGTCCTCTGGGGCGTGCTCGGTCTCGCGACCGACACCTTCCTGACCGGCTCCAACGTCCAGGCGATCCTCTACAACGTCGCGCCGATCGCGCTCATCGGTATCGGTATGACGGCGGTCATCGTGACGGCCGGCATCGACGTCTCCGTCGGCAGCGCCCTCGCGGTCGTCATGGTCGTCGTCGCCAAGCTGATCCGCGACGTGGGGGTGCCCGCGCCGCTGGCCATCCTCGTCGCGGTTGCGCTCGGGACCTGCCTGGGAGCGATCAACGGCGCGCTCGTGGCGTTCGGTCGGATCCACCCGATCATCGTCACGTTCGCCACGCTCAACGTGTTCCGGTTCGTCGCGTTGCGCATCTTCGACGGCCGACAGGTGACCGGCGTCCCCGACACCTTGAAGTCTCTCGGCGGAGGCGCGGACGGCCGCATCTGGGGCCTGCCCACCGCGTGGCTGCTCGCGGTGCTCCTCGGGGCGGCGATGTGGTGGTACATGCGCTCCTGGCCCACCGGCCGGCACCTGTACGCGGTCGGCGGTGACGCGAGGGCGGCTCGACTCGCCGGTGTGCGCGTGCGGCGGCGTCTGGTGTTCGCGTACGTCCTCACGGGCGCCCTCGTCGGGCTCGCCGGCTGCGTGCTCATCGGAAGCGGTGGTCTGGTCAGCCAGAACGCCGGGGAAGGACTGGAGCTCCAGGTCATCGCGGCGGTGGTCATCGGCGGCACGAGCATCATGGGCGGCCGCGGCACGGTACTGGGGACCATGCTGGGGGCCTTGCTCGTCGGCACGGTCACCAGCGCGGTGACCCTGCTGGGCTGGCCGAGCGAGCTCACGCCGCTGTTCGTCGGTGTGTTCATCCTCGTGGCGGTGGGCGTCGACCTGGTGCGAGCTCGCCGGAGGGAGGCGCGGTGA
- a CDS encoding ATP-binding cassette domain-containing protein: MTNEAVPAGGDVRDGPPASVTEPLGRTAPPPEQATESGGIAEPLVRMAGVVKRYGGVQALRGVDFEVRGGEVHALVGENGAGKSTLMRILAGAERADAGTVAVAGETLAGGSTQAAIAAGVAAVYQEPALFGELTVAENVFLGRELRKRSLGGLRRVDWAAQRRRVTELLERLGLDPSLADVRVATWRSPSSSWCPSPRRSLTRRGCSSSTNRRRSSPTGRSRCCSASFGPCARRAWGWSTSATGWTS; encoded by the coding sequence GTGACGAACGAGGCGGTGCCGGCGGGCGGTGACGTCCGTGACGGACCTCCGGCGTCTGTCACGGAGCCCTTGGGGCGCACAGCACCACCGCCCGAGCAGGCGACGGAATCCGGTGGTATCGCGGAGCCGCTCGTGCGCATGGCGGGAGTCGTCAAGCGGTACGGCGGGGTCCAGGCGCTGCGTGGTGTCGACTTCGAGGTCCGCGGGGGCGAGGTCCACGCGCTCGTCGGTGAGAACGGTGCCGGAAAGTCGACGCTCATGCGAATACTCGCCGGCGCCGAGCGTGCGGACGCCGGCACGGTCGCGGTCGCGGGCGAGACGCTCGCGGGCGGCAGCACGCAGGCGGCGATCGCCGCCGGTGTCGCCGCCGTCTACCAGGAGCCCGCCCTGTTCGGCGAGCTGACCGTCGCCGAGAACGTCTTCCTCGGTAGAGAGCTGCGCAAGCGGAGTCTCGGGGGTCTGCGCAGGGTCGACTGGGCCGCCCAACGGCGGCGCGTCACGGAGCTGCTGGAACGGCTCGGCCTCGATCCCTCGCTCGCCGACGTCCGGGTCGCGACCTGGCGGTCGCCGAGCAGCAGCTGGTGTCCATCGCCAAGGCGTTCGCTCACTCGGCGCGGGTGCTCATCCTCGACGAACCGTCGGCGATCCTCACCGACCGGGAGATCGAGGTGCTGTTCGGCGTCGTTCGGACCCTGCGCCAGGAGGGCGTGGGGGTGGTCTACATCAGCCACCGGCTGGACGAGCTAG
- a CDS encoding DUF72 domain-containing protein gives MANIKVGTASWTDKTLIASGWYPPDVDTPEERLRYYSSVFPLVEVDSTYYTPPAERNAELWVDRTPAGFTFNVKAFSLLTQHPTRTAALYKDIRPTTDKKNVYLKDLDSDAVETVWDRFLQALTPLYEAGKLGVLLFQFPPWFTLNRRNKEYILRAKERCDPYTVAVEFRNNRWLGEENRAETLDFLTSYAVPLVCVDMPQGYRSSVPPVLAATAPTAVVRFHGHSDRWESKNIYERFGYRYSEEELREWARRLPRLAERASTTYVVMNNCYRDYAQVNAAQLARMLQEETPSG, from the coding sequence GTGGCGAACATCAAGGTCGGGACGGCGTCGTGGACCGACAAGACGCTCATCGCGTCCGGCTGGTACCCGCCGGACGTCGACACCCCGGAAGAGCGGCTCCGGTACTACTCGTCGGTGTTTCCCCTCGTTGAGGTGGACTCGACCTACTACACACCACCCGCCGAACGGAACGCCGAGCTGTGGGTGGACCGCACGCCGGCAGGCTTCACGTTCAACGTCAAGGCGTTCTCCCTGCTGACGCAACATCCGACCCGGACCGCCGCGCTCTACAAGGACATCCGACCGACGACGGACAAAAAGAACGTCTACCTCAAGGACTTGGACTCCGACGCCGTGGAGACGGTGTGGGACCGCTTCCTGCAAGCGCTCACTCCGCTGTATGAAGCGGGCAAGCTCGGGGTGCTGCTCTTCCAGTTCCCGCCGTGGTTCACCCTCAACCGACGGAACAAGGAGTACATCCTGCGCGCCAAGGAACGGTGCGATCCGTACACCGTGGCGGTGGAGTTCCGCAACAACCGGTGGCTGGGTGAGGAGAACCGCGCCGAAACCCTGGACTTCCTCACCTCCTACGCCGTTCCCCTGGTGTGCGTCGACATGCCGCAGGGCTACCGGTCCTCGGTTCCCCCGGTGCTCGCAGCCACCGCTCCGACAGCGGTGGTGCGGTTCCACGGTCACAGCGACCGTTGGGAGAGCAAGAACATCTACGAACGCTTCGGCTACCGGTACTCCGAGGAGGAGCTTCGCGAGTGGGCCAGGCGACTGCCCCGCCTCGCCGAGCGAGCGTCCACCACCTACGTCGTCATGAACAACTGCTACCGCGACTACGCCCAGGTCAACGCCGCCCAGCTGGCTCGAATGCTCCAGGAGGAGACGCCGTCAGGATGA
- a CDS encoding ABC transporter permease, whose protein sequence is MTAAESTTNARERARLAQLLEYLLTERAVLLAVLLVGVLVWFKVLEAGQYLVAPYDLGYLASALESLVPLCLLALAELLVIVSGRGGIDLSVGAIVSLAGMVFGFCVAGGWPVPLAILVCLVTGTLLGAVNGVLTAYLRFPPLIATLATYYAYSSLAMVSNDRAPISTEPVQRLSALTRPIDVFGLYVPRHVFTILLPCLVVVWLVVNRSTYGRKLYAVGTNDVAATFAALSVARVRLAAYTGAGLLAGVVAVVTVAQFASARPDAGTVGNGMALPAITIAVLGGVAIQGGIGTVGGVAMAALLVTWLNAGLLLAFEGSEGSQYQLLALGVVLVGSALLNTISLRRYG, encoded by the coding sequence GTGACGGCAGCGGAGTCGACGACGAACGCTCGCGAGCGCGCTCGCCTCGCCCAGCTCCTCGAGTACCTGCTGACCGAGCGGGCGGTGCTGTTGGCCGTCCTGCTCGTCGGCGTCCTCGTGTGGTTCAAGGTCCTCGAGGCCGGGCAGTACCTCGTCGCGCCGTACGACCTCGGCTACCTCGCCTCGGCCCTGGAGTCCCTGGTACCGCTGTGTCTGCTGGCGTTGGCGGAGCTGCTGGTGATCGTGTCCGGGCGGGGTGGCATCGACCTGTCCGTCGGCGCCATCGTGAGCCTGGCCGGCATGGTGTTCGGGTTCTGCGTGGCCGGGGGTTGGCCGGTCCCGCTGGCCATCCTGGTCTGCCTCGTCACGGGAACACTGCTCGGCGCTGTCAACGGTGTCCTGACGGCGTACCTGCGGTTCCCCCCGCTGATCGCGACGTTGGCGACGTACTACGCATACTCGTCCCTGGCGATGGTGAGCAACGACCGAGCGCCGATCTCCACCGAGCCGGTGCAGCGGCTCTCTGCCCTCACTCGGCCGATCGACGTGTTCGGACTGTATGTGCCAAGGCACGTGTTCACGATCCTGCTGCCGTGCCTGGTCGTGGTCTGGCTCGTCGTCAACCGCTCCACGTACGGCCGGAAGCTCTACGCGGTGGGCACCAACGACGTGGCGGCGACGTTCGCGGCGCTGTCCGTCGCCCGGGTTCGGCTCGCCGCCTACACCGGCGCCGGCCTGCTCGCCGGTGTGGTGGCCGTGGTCACCGTCGCGCAGTTCGCCTCGGCTCGACCTGACGCCGGCACGGTCGGCAACGGGATGGCACTGCCGGCGATCACGATCGCGGTGCTCGGCGGTGTCGCCATCCAAGGCGGCATCGGCACGGTCGGTGGAGTGGCGATGGCCGCGCTGTTGGTGACCTGGCTCAACGCCGGTCTGCTGCTGGCGTTCGAAGGTTCGGAGGGCAGCCAGTACCAGCTGCTCGCGCTCGGGGTGGTGCTCGTCGGGTCGGCCCTGCTGAACACGATCAGCTTGCGCCGTTACGGGTGA
- a CDS encoding DNA polymerase ligase N-terminal domain-containing protein, translated as MTDRLSRYRAKRSSERTPEPMPSDATGQRGATFVIQEHHARRLHWDFRLEREGVLVSWALPKGLPTDPKKNHLAVQTEDHPLEYATFEGEIPRGEYGAGTVTIWDHGTYVCERWDDREVKVVLHGKGPAQGRYALIHTHDNNWLIHRMDPAR; from the coding sequence GTGACTGACCGTCTGTCGAGGTACCGCGCGAAGCGCTCGTCGGAGCGGACTCCGGAGCCCATGCCCTCCGACGCCACCGGTCAACGGGGCGCGACCTTCGTGATCCAGGAGCACCACGCGCGCCGACTGCACTGGGACTTTCGACTCGAGCGCGAGGGCGTGTTGGTCTCGTGGGCGCTGCCCAAAGGACTTCCAACGGATCCGAAGAAGAACCACCTCGCGGTGCAGACCGAAGACCACCCCCTCGAGTACGCCACCTTCGAAGGGGAGATCCCGCGAGGCGAGTACGGCGCGGGCACCGTGACCATCTGGGACCATGGCACGTACGTCTGTGAACGATGGGACGACCGGGAGGTCAAGGTCGTCCTCCACGGAAAGGGACCGGCGCAGGGCCGGTACGCGCTCATCCACACCCACGACAACAACTGGCTGATCCATCGCATGGATCCCGCCCGTTGA
- a CDS encoding ATP-binding cassette domain-containing protein: MVGHELPADNRVRAATGSTSAAGSTSAAEPVLEVRRLGRAGVFEDVDLRVGAGEIVALYGLVGSGVADIARALFGVAPADRGTVSVDGRVVRLRSPLDATRAGIAMLPGNRATQGVFASKSIAFNLSSAHLGFLSRWGWLDRARERRVTEQLMARLRVRARGPATLVSALSGGNQQKTVIARQLVRTPRVLVLEEPTQGVDVGAKEEIHRIVTDLAESGSTAVVLVSSDLPEVLRLATRVLVVRRGRVVAEFDGGARQADVLAAAAGDQEQER; encoded by the coding sequence ATGGTGGGTCACGAGCTTCCGGCCGACAACCGCGTGCGTGCCGCCACGGGGTCGACGTCAGCCGCGGGGTCGACGTCAGCCGCGGAGCCCGTCCTGGAGGTGCGCCGTCTCGGTCGGGCCGGCGTGTTCGAGGACGTCGACCTGCGTGTCGGGGCGGGCGAGATCGTTGCCCTCTACGGCCTGGTCGGCTCGGGCGTGGCGGACATCGCCCGCGCCTTGTTCGGCGTCGCGCCCGCCGACCGCGGCACGGTCAGCGTCGACGGCCGCGTCGTCCGCCTGCGCAGCCCTCTCGACGCGACGCGCGCCGGCATTGCGATGCTGCCGGGCAACCGCGCCACCCAGGGTGTCTTCGCCTCCAAGTCCATCGCGTTCAACCTCTCCAGCGCCCACCTGGGTTTCCTGTCTCGGTGGGGCTGGCTCGACCGGGCACGCGAGCGCCGGGTCACGGAGCAGCTGATGGCTCGGCTCCGGGTCCGGGCGCGCGGACCCGCCACACTGGTCAGCGCGCTGTCGGGAGGGAACCAGCAGAAGACCGTCATCGCTCGGCAGCTCGTCCGCACCCCTCGGGTCCTGGTGCTCGAGGAGCCGACGCAGGGCGTGGACGTCGGCGCCAAGGAGGAGATCCACCGGATCGTCACCGACCTCGCCGAGTCCGGGAGCACGGCGGTGGTGCTGGTGTCGAGTGACCTGCCCGAGGTGCTGCGGCTCGCGACACGGGTGCTCGTGGTCCGACGGGGGAGGGTCGTGGCGGAGTTCGACGGGGGAGCGCGCCAAGCCGACGTCCTCGCGGCCGCCGCAGGGGACCAGGAGCAGGAACGATGA
- a CDS encoding autoinducer 2 ABC transporter substrate-binding protein: protein MRTSRLVAALVVPLVLVASAVGCTKKTDTTTTGDSAGSDQVTVAFVPKLQGIPYFEAMNTGGQKAAKELGLRWIYKGATTADPGAQTDIVKSLIQQGVDVLVVAPNDPDSMAPVLAQAKERGIHVMTSDTDAPNSVREVFVNQATAEGIGTAIMDALAEAMGGEGKYAIVSCGQTAANLNSWIEVEKKVNAEKYPDMELVDVVYAGEDEPRAVSMAKDLINAHPDLKGLIGQCTSSAPAVAKAVRETGKIGQVFTVGLGTPQAMKDYLADGSSSASILWDVENLGYLTAWAGWKVSQGESFEEVNRVSDAIPDARWFPDQKMLLLGDPLVITKDNADNYDY, encoded by the coding sequence ATGCGGACGTCGAGGTTGGTAGCGGCGTTGGTCGTACCCCTGGTCTTGGTCGCGAGCGCGGTCGGATGCACGAAGAAGACCGACACCACGACCACGGGCGACTCGGCGGGGAGCGACCAGGTCACCGTGGCGTTCGTCCCGAAGCTGCAGGGCATCCCCTACTTCGAGGCGATGAACACCGGTGGTCAGAAGGCGGCGAAGGAGCTCGGCCTGCGGTGGATCTACAAGGGCGCGACGACGGCTGACCCGGGCGCGCAGACCGACATCGTGAAGTCGCTCATCCAACAGGGCGTCGATGTCCTGGTGGTCGCGCCGAACGACCCGGACTCCATGGCACCTGTCCTCGCCCAGGCCAAGGAGCGCGGCATCCACGTCATGACCTCCGACACCGACGCGCCGAACTCGGTTCGCGAGGTGTTCGTCAACCAGGCGACGGCGGAGGGAATCGGCACCGCGATCATGGACGCCCTCGCGGAGGCGATGGGAGGAGAAGGCAAGTACGCCATCGTGTCCTGCGGGCAGACCGCGGCGAACCTCAACTCCTGGATCGAGGTGGAGAAGAAGGTCAACGCCGAGAAGTACCCCGACATGGAGCTGGTCGACGTCGTCTACGCAGGCGAGGACGAGCCTCGGGCGGTGTCGATGGCGAAGGACCTGATCAACGCCCACCCCGATCTGAAGGGGTTGATCGGCCAGTGCACCTCGTCGGCGCCGGCGGTGGCCAAGGCCGTGCGGGAGACGGGCAAGATCGGGCAAGTCTTCACGGTCGGGTTGGGAACGCCGCAGGCGATGAAGGACTACCTGGCGGACGGCTCGTCCAGCGCCTCGATCCTGTGGGACGTGGAGAACCTCGGCTACCTCACCGCGTGGGCCGGCTGGAAAGTGAGCCAAGGGGAGAGCTTCGAGGAGGTCAACCGCGTCTCCGACGCCATTCCGGACGCACGGTGGTTCCCCGACCAGAAGATGCTGCTCCTCGGTGACCCACTGGTCATCACCAAGGACAACGCCGACAACTACGACTACTGA